A stretch of Haemophilus influenzae DNA encodes these proteins:
- the rpoC gene encoding DNA-directed RNA polymerase subunit beta', whose amino-acid sequence MKDLVKFLKAQSKTSEDFDVIKIGLASPDMIRSWSFGEVKKPETINYRTFKPERDGLFCARIFGPVKDYECLCGKYKRLKHRGVICEKCGVEVTQTKVRRERMGHIELASPVAHIWFLKSLPSRIGLLLDMPLRDIERVLYFEMYIVTEPGMTDLERGQLLTEEQYLDAEDRWQDEFEAKMGAEAIQDLLKGMDLEAECEKLREELQETNSETKRKKITKRLKLLEAFVQSGNKPEWMVMTVLPVLPPDLRPLVPLDGGRFATSDLNDLYRRVINRNNRLKRLLDLIAPDIIVRNEKRMLQESVDALLDNGRRGRAITGSNRRPLKSLADMIKGKQGRFRQNLLGKRVDYSGRSVITVGPYLHLHQCGLPKKMALELFRPFIYAKLESRGYATTIKAAKKMVEREEAIVWDILAEVIREHPILLNRAPTLHRLGIQAFEPILIEGKAIQLHPLVCAAFNADFDGDQMAVHVPLTLEAQLEARALMMSTNNVLSPANGDPIIVPSQDVVLGLYYMTREKVNGKGEGMLLQDPREAEKAYRTGEAELHSRVKVRITEYVKNEAGEFDAKTTLTDTTIGRAILWMIAPKGMPYSLFNQTLGKKAISKLINEAYRRLGLKEAVMFADQIMYTGFAYAARSGSSVGIDDMEIPAKKYEIISAAEEEVAEIQEQFQSGLVTAGERYNKVIDIWAAANERVAKAMMENLSQEEVINREGNPEKQASFNSIFMMADSGARGSAAQIRQLAGMRGLMARPDGSIIETPITANFREGLNVLQYFISTHGARKGLADTALKTANSGYLTRRLVDVAQDLVIVEDDCGTHEGLVMTPLIEGGDEKVPLRELVLGRVAAEDILKPGAEEVLIPRNTLLDEKLCDVLDANSVDSVKVRSVVTCDTDFGVCAKCYGRDLARGHLINQGEAVGVIAAQSIGEPGTQLTMRTFHIGGAASAAAKESSVQVKNTGTVHLMNAKFVTNDESKLVLTSRNTELTITDAFGRTKEHYKVPYGAVLSKGDGQEVTAGETIANWDPHTMPVVSEVSGFVKFVDIIDGLTVTRQTDELTGLSSIVVQDVGERATAGKDLRPTIKLVDANGNDIFLPETDVLAQYFLPGKAIVSLDDGAAVKVGEPLARIPQESVGTKDITGGLPRVADLFEARKPKEPAILAEISGIVSFGKETKGKRRLLITPAEGETYEEMIPKWRQLNVFEGEMVQRGDVISDGAETPHDILRLRGVRAVTEYIVNEVQDVYRLQGVKINDKHIEVIVRQMLRKAVITKAYDSEFLEGEQVEVARVKIVNRQREAEGKPPVEFERELLGITKASLATESFISAASFQETTRVLTEAAVAGKRDELRGLKENVIVGRLIPAGTGFAYHQNRHKHRLVDDVVAKLSEEDEAAIADEFVMTADDASANLAEMLNMADDAE is encoded by the coding sequence GTGAAAGACTTAGTTAAGTTTTTAAAAGCACAATCAAAAACCAGTGAAGATTTTGATGTGATTAAAATTGGGTTAGCTTCCCCAGATATGATCCGTTCTTGGTCATTTGGTGAAGTGAAGAAACCTGAAACCATTAACTACCGTACGTTCAAACCTGAACGTGATGGTCTTTTCTGTGCGCGTATCTTCGGGCCTGTAAAAGATTACGAATGTTTATGTGGTAAATATAAACGTTTAAAACACCGTGGTGTGATTTGTGAAAAATGTGGTGTTGAAGTCACTCAAACTAAAGTTCGTCGTGAACGTATGGGTCATATTGAACTTGCATCGCCAGTTGCACATATTTGGTTCTTAAAATCATTGCCGTCTCGTATCGGTTTACTTTTAGATATGCCATTGCGCGACATCGAACGTGTACTTTATTTTGAAATGTACATCGTGACCGAACCAGGTATGACGGACTTAGAGCGCGGTCAATTATTAACAGAAGAACAATACCTTGACGCTGAAGATCGCTGGCAAGATGAATTTGAAGCGAAAATGGGTGCCGAAGCGATTCAAGATCTCTTAAAAGGTATGGATCTTGAAGCTGAATGTGAAAAATTACGTGAAGAATTACAAGAAACTAACTCTGAAACTAAACGTAAAAAAATCACTAAACGCTTAAAATTATTAGAAGCATTTGTTCAATCTGGTAATAAACCAGAATGGATGGTGATGACGGTATTGCCAGTTCTTCCACCAGATTTACGCCCATTAGTACCACTTGATGGCGGTCGTTTTGCGACTTCAGATCTGAACGATTTATATCGTCGTGTAATCAACCGTAACAATCGTTTAAAACGTTTATTAGATTTAATTGCGCCAGATATTATTGTGCGCAACGAAAAACGTATGTTACAAGAATCTGTTGATGCCTTATTAGATAATGGTCGTCGCGGTCGTGCAATTACGGGTTCTAACCGTCGTCCATTAAAATCATTAGCGGATATGATCAAAGGTAAACAAGGTCGTTTCCGTCAAAATTTATTAGGTAAACGTGTTGATTACTCTGGTCGTTCTGTAATCACTGTTGGCCCATACTTGCACTTACACCAATGTGGTTTACCGAAGAAAATGGCATTGGAATTATTCCGTCCGTTTATCTATGCGAAATTAGAAAGCCGTGGTTATGCTACGACAATCAAAGCGGCTAAGAAAATGGTTGAGCGTGAAGAGGCGATCGTTTGGGATATTCTTGCAGAAGTTATTCGTGAACACCCAATTCTATTGAACCGTGCGCCAACACTTCACCGTTTGGGTATCCAAGCGTTTGAACCGATCTTAATCGAAGGTAAAGCGATTCAATTACACCCACTCGTTTGTGCGGCGTTTAACGCAGACTTCGATGGTGACCAAATGGCGGTACATGTTCCATTAACCCTTGAAGCGCAATTAGAAGCTCGTGCGTTGATGATGTCCACCAATAACGTGCTTTCTCCAGCAAACGGTGATCCTATTATCGTTCCATCACAAGACGTGGTATTAGGTCTTTACTATATGACCCGCGAAAAAGTGAACGGTAAAGGCGAAGGTATGTTATTGCAAGATCCTCGCGAAGCTGAAAAAGCATATCGTACAGGCGAAGCAGAATTACATTCTCGTGTGAAAGTACGTATTACTGAATATGTGAAAAATGAAGCGGGCGAATTTGATGCGAAAACCACGCTGACTGATACAACTATCGGTCGTGCAATCTTATGGATGATCGCGCCGAAAGGCATGCCTTATTCATTGTTCAACCAAACATTAGGTAAAAAAGCCATTTCTAAACTGATTAACGAAGCATATCGTCGTTTAGGTTTAAAAGAAGCGGTAATGTTTGCTGACCAAATTATGTATACCGGTTTTGCGTATGCGGCACGTTCTGGTTCATCAGTTGGTATTGATGATATGGAAATTCCAGCGAAGAAATACGAAATTATTTCTGCAGCGGAAGAAGAAGTAGCTGAGATCCAAGAACAATTCCAATCAGGTCTTGTGACGGCAGGCGAACGCTATAATAAAGTAATCGATATTTGGGCTGCCGCGAATGAGCGCGTAGCGAAAGCGATGATGGAAAACTTATCTCAAGAAGAAGTCATCAATCGTGAAGGTAATCCTGAAAAACAAGCGTCCTTTAACAGTATCTTTATGATGGCTGATTCTGGTGCGCGTGGTTCTGCAGCGCAGATTCGTCAGTTAGCAGGTATGCGTGGTTTGATGGCTCGTCCAGATGGCTCGATCATTGAAACCCCAATTACAGCAAACTTCCGTGAAGGTTTGAACGTATTACAGTACTTTATTTCAACCCACGGTGCTCGTAAAGGTTTGGCGGATACCGCATTAAAAACAGCGAACTCAGGTTACTTAACTCGTCGTTTAGTTGATGTGGCACAAGACTTAGTGATTGTAGAAGATGACTGTGGTACGCACGAAGGCTTAGTCATGACCCCATTAATTGAAGGTGGAGATGAAAAAGTGCCACTTCGTGAATTAGTATTAGGTCGTGTTGCTGCAGAAGATATTTTAAAACCGGGTGCAGAAGAAGTATTAATTCCGCGTAACACCTTATTAGATGAAAAACTCTGTGATGTGTTGGATGCAAACTCTGTAGATAGCGTAAAAGTACGTTCTGTTGTAACTTGTGATACTGACTTTGGCGTGTGTGCGAAATGTTATGGTCGTGATCTTGCGCGTGGTCATTTAATCAACCAAGGCGAAGCGGTGGGGGTTATTGCCGCTCAATCTATCGGTGAGCCGGGTACACAGCTAACAATGCGTACGTTCCATATTGGTGGTGCGGCATCTGCGGCAGCGAAAGAATCTAGTGTGCAAGTTAAAAACACTGGTACAGTGCATTTAATGAATGCAAAATTCGTGACTAACGATGAAAGCAAACTAGTATTAACTTCTCGTAACACGGAATTAACTATTACTGATGCATTTGGTCGTACTAAAGAACATTATAAAGTGCCTTATGGTGCGGTATTAAGCAAAGGTGACGGTCAAGAAGTCACTGCAGGCGAAACTATCGCAAATTGGGATCCACATACAATGCCAGTTGTCTCTGAAGTATCTGGTTTTGTGAAATTTGTAGACATTATTGATGGTTTAACTGTGACGCGTCAAACAGATGAATTAACAGGTTTATCATCAATCGTGGTTCAAGATGTGGGTGAACGTGCAACTGCGGGTAAAGATTTACGTCCAACTATTAAATTAGTTGATGCAAATGGCAACGATATTTTCTTACCTGAAACTGATGTTCTTGCACAATACTTCTTACCTGGTAAAGCAATTGTAAGTTTAGACGATGGCGCAGCAGTGAAAGTAGGGGAACCATTAGCACGTATTCCACAAGAATCTGTGGGTACTAAAGATATTACTGGTGGTCTACCGCGCGTTGCAGATTTATTTGAAGCACGTAAACCAAAAGAACCAGCTATCTTGGCTGAAATTTCTGGTATCGTGTCTTTCGGTAAAGAAACCAAAGGTAAACGCCGTTTATTAATTACTCCTGCGGAAGGCGAAACTTACGAAGAAATGATTCCAAAATGGCGTCAGCTTAACGTATTTGAAGGCGAAATGGTACAACGTGGCGATGTAATTTCTGATGGTGCTGAAACACCACACGACATTTTACGTTTACGTGGCGTGCGTGCAGTAACTGAATACATCGTGAACGAAGTGCAAGATGTTTACCGCTTACAAGGGGTAAAAATCAACGATAAACATATCGAAGTTATCGTTCGTCAAATGTTACGTAAAGCGGTAATTACTAAAGCTTACGACTCAGAATTCCTTGAGGGAGAACAAGTCGAAGTGGCTCGCGTGAAAATTGTTAATCGCCAACGTGAAGCAGAAGGTAAACCACCAGTTGAATTTGAACGTGAATTATTGGGTATCACCAAAGCGTCTCTTGCGACTGAATCCTTCATCTCTGCCGCATCGTTCCAAGAAACTACTCGTGTTCTTACCGAAGCAGCAGTGGCAGGTAAACGTGATGAATTACGTGGCTTGAAAGAGAACGTAATAGTAGGTCGATTAATTCCTGCGGGTACAGGTTTTGCGTATCATCAAAATCGTCACAAACATCGTTTAGTTGATGATGTCGTAGCGAAATTATCTGAAGAAGATGAAGCTGCTATCGCTGATGAATTTGTTATGACTGCAGATGATGCAAGTGCGAACTTAGCTGAAATGCTTAACATGGCAGATGATGCGGAATAA
- the tehA gene encoding dicarboxylate transporter/tellurite-resistance protein TehA, with product MNITKPFPLPTGYFGIPLGLAALSLAWFHLENLFPAARMVSDVLGIVASVVWILFILMYAYKLRYYFEEVRAEYHSPVRFSFIALIPITTMLVGDILYRWNPLIAEVLIWIGTIGQLLFSTLRVSELWQGGVFEQKSTHPPFYLPAVAANFTSASSLALLGYHDLAYLFFGAGMIAWIIFEPVLLQHLRISSLEPQFRATIGIVLAPAFVCVSAYLSINHCEVDTLAKILWGYGFLQLFFLLRLFPWIVEKGLNIGLWTFSFGLASMANSATAFYHGNVLQGVSIFAFVFSNVMIGLLVLMTIYKLTKGQFFLK from the coding sequence ATGAATATAACAAAGCCTTTTCCTCTTCCAACAGGATATTTCGGTATTCCTCTTGGTTTAGCAGCCTTATCTTTAGCTTGGTTTCATTTAGAAAACTTATTTCCTGCTGCGCGAATGGTAAGTGATGTTCTTGGCATTGTAGCAAGTGTGGTCTGGATTTTATTTATTTTAATGTATGCGTATAAACTTCGTTATTACTTTGAGGAAGTTCGTGCAGAGTATCATAGCCCAGTTCGTTTTTCCTTTATTGCATTGATTCCTATTACAACTATGTTGGTAGGCGATATTCTTTATCGTTGGAATCCTTTAATTGCTGAAGTTTTAATTTGGATTGGAACGATTGGTCAATTACTTTTCTCAACATTACGTGTCAGTGAATTATGGCAAGGTGGTGTATTTGAGCAAAAATCTACTCATCCTCCGTTTTATTTGCCTGCGGTAGCTGCTAATTTTACCAGCGCAAGTTCATTAGCATTACTTGGCTACCATGATTTAGCCTACTTATTCTTTGGCGCAGGAATGATTGCTTGGATTATTTTTGAACCTGTATTATTACAACATTTACGTATTTCATCTCTTGAGCCACAATTTAGAGCCACAATAGGGATTGTTTTAGCACCTGCGTTTGTGTGTGTATCTGCTTATTTATCGATCAATCACTGCGAGGTGGATACGTTAGCTAAAATCCTTTGGGGATATGGATTTTTGCAATTATTTTTCTTATTGCGATTATTCCCTTGGATTGTGGAAAAAGGACTTAACATTGGCTTATGGACATTCTCATTCGGATTAGCGTCTATGGCAAACAGTGCTACCGCTTTCTATCATGGCAATGTTTTACAAGGCGTGTCTATTTTTGCCTTTGTTTTCTCAAATGTAATGATTGGCTTATTGGTTTTAATGACAATATATAAATTAACTAAAGGGCAGTTTTTCCTAAAATAA
- the tsaA gene encoding tRNA (N6-threonylcarbamoyladenosine(37)-N6)-methyltransferase TrmO has product MNDLTLSPIAIIHTPYKEKFSVPRQPKLVEDGVGIVELLPPYNSPEAVRGLEQFSHLWLIFQFDQIQQGKWQPTVRPPRLGGNQRIGVFASRATHRPNPLGLSKVELRQVECINGNIFLHLGAVDLVDGTPIFDIKPYIAYADSEPNAQSSFAQEKPPVKLTVEFTEQAKSAVKKREEKRPHLSRFIRQVLEQDPRPAYQQGKPSDRIYGTSLYEFNVKWRIKAGTVNCVEVIEIEKDK; this is encoded by the coding sequence ATGAATGATTTAACCTTATCGCCTATCGCCATTATCCACACGCCTTATAAAGAAAAATTCTCCGTACCACGCCAACCTAAGTTAGTTGAAGACGGAGTAGGCATTGTAGAACTCTTACCGCCTTATAATTCGCCTGAAGCCGTGAGAGGATTAGAACAATTCAGTCATCTTTGGTTAATTTTTCAATTCGACCAAATCCAACAAGGGAAATGGCAACCCACCGTACGCCCTCCTCGGTTAGGCGGTAATCAACGAATTGGAGTGTTTGCTTCACGCGCAACGCACCGCCCAAATCCTCTTGGTTTATCCAAAGTCGAATTACGTCAAGTAGAATGCATCAACGGTAACATTTTTCTCCATTTAGGTGCGGTGGATTTAGTGGATGGCACGCCCATTTTCGATATCAAACCCTATATTGCCTATGCGGATAGTGAGCCAAATGCACAATCGAGCTTTGCTCAAGAAAAACCACCAGTAAAACTGACTGTTGAATTTACCGAGCAAGCCAAAAGTGCGGTAAAAAAACGAGAAGAAAAACGACCGCACTTAAGTCGTTTTATTCGCCAAGTGCTAGAGCAAGATCCTCGCCCAGCCTATCAACAAGGTAAACCGAGTGATCGTATTTATGGAACAAGTTTGTACGAATTTAATGTGAAATGGCGAATTAAAGCGGGTACGGTAAATTGTGTAGAAGTGATTGAAATAGAAAAAGACAAATAG
- the menA gene encoding 1,4-dihydroxy-2-naphthoate octaprenyltransferase produces MINEKLKMWWETARPKTLPLALASIFTGSALGYWANPQGFNGLVMVLCLLTTILLQVLSNFANDYGDHQKGSDTEERIGPLRGIQKGAISAKELKWGLILMVMASFLSGSFLIGIAYENLSDLFAFAGLGILAIVAAITYTVGAKPYGYMGLGDISVLVFFGLLGVGGTYYLQTHSIASHIILPAIGSGLLASAVLNINNLRDIEQDAKASKNTLAVRLGAYKGRVYHCILLSVAALCYLAFAVATATATSWTNYLFVLAMPLLAKHAIFVYRSQQPSELRPMLAQMSMISLLINILFSLGLLIG; encoded by the coding sequence ATGATAAATGAAAAATTGAAAATGTGGTGGGAAACGGCTCGACCGAAAACTTTGCCCTTAGCGTTGGCATCGATTTTCACGGGTTCGGCATTAGGTTATTGGGCGAATCCACAAGGTTTTAATGGGCTTGTAATGGTGCTTTGTTTACTCACGACAATTTTATTGCAGGTGCTTTCTAATTTTGCCAATGATTATGGGGATCATCAAAAAGGTTCAGATACTGAAGAACGTATTGGGCCATTACGTGGCATTCAAAAAGGCGCAATTTCAGCAAAAGAACTGAAATGGGGATTAATTCTAATGGTGATGGCAAGTTTTCTTTCAGGAAGTTTCTTGATTGGAATCGCTTATGAAAATCTCTCAGATTTATTCGCTTTCGCTGGGCTTGGAATTTTAGCTATTGTTGCTGCCATTACTTACACTGTTGGGGCAAAACCTTATGGCTATATGGGATTAGGCGATATTTCTGTATTAGTATTTTTTGGTTTGCTTGGCGTTGGCGGCACTTATTATTTGCAAACTCACAGTATTGCTAGCCACATTATTTTGCCTGCTATTGGTTCTGGCTTATTGGCAAGTGCGGTATTAAATATCAATAATTTACGTGATATTGAACAGGATGCGAAAGCTAGCAAAAATACCCTAGCCGTTCGTTTAGGTGCATATAAAGGGCGTGTTTATCATTGTATTTTATTAAGTGTGGCGGCTCTATGTTATTTGGCATTTGCGGTGGCAACGGCCACGGCCACTTCTTGGACAAATTATTTATTTGTATTAGCAATGCCATTGTTAGCTAAACACGCGATCTTTGTTTATCGTAGTCAGCAGCCAAGTGAATTGCGTCCAATGTTGGCTCAAATGTCTATGATTTCGTTATTAATCAATATCTTGTTTAGTTTAGGCTTGCTTATCGGCTAA
- the rraA gene encoding ribonuclease E activity regulator RraA: protein MFIDTSELCDLYAEQVDVVEPIFSSFGGVSHFYGKVTTVKCFESNGLIAEVLEENGEGRVLVIDGGGAVRRGLIDAELAQLAVDNGWEGIIVYGAVRQIQQLENLDIGIHALAPIPVSADESSAGESDIPVNFGGVTFFPEDYIYADLTGIILSQEPLDLED, encoded by the coding sequence ATGTTTATTGATACTTCAGAACTTTGCGATCTTTATGCAGAACAAGTGGATGTCGTGGAGCCAATTTTTTCAAGCTTTGGTGGCGTAAGTCATTTTTACGGTAAAGTCACTACAGTAAAATGCTTTGAAAGTAATGGATTAATTGCTGAAGTATTAGAAGAAAACGGCGAAGGTCGAGTGCTTGTCATTGATGGCGGTGGTGCGGTACGCCGTGGTTTGATTGATGCAGAATTGGCTCAACTTGCCGTTGATAATGGTTGGGAAGGCATTATTGTATATGGTGCAGTACGCCAAATTCAGCAATTAGAAAACCTCGATATTGGTATTCATGCCCTTGCGCCAATTCCAGTCAGTGCAGATGAAAGCAGTGCTGGCGAGAGTGATATTCCAGTGAATTTTGGTGGCGTAACCTTTTTCCCAGAAGATTATATTTACGCAGATCTGACAGGAATTATACTTTCGCAAGAGCCTCTAGATTTAGAAGATTAA
- a CDS encoding TIGR00645 family protein has product MKENKPVDPYAKYNEQSNIIAKIIFASRWLQVPIYLGLIVTLAIYSYKFIKGLWELVINVNDMDSNTIMLGVLNLIDVVMIANLLVMVTIGGYEIFVSKLRTRNHPDQPEWMSHVNATVLKVKLSMSIIGISSIHMLQTFVNASNMPEKTMMWQLLLHLGFLVSAIALAYTDKILYSTSHKTH; this is encoded by the coding sequence ATGAAAGAAAACAAACCTGTTGATCCTTATGCGAAATATAACGAACAATCGAATATTATCGCGAAAATAATTTTTGCTAGTCGCTGGTTGCAAGTGCCGATTTATTTGGGCTTGATTGTCACCCTTGCAATCTACTCTTATAAATTTATCAAAGGATTATGGGAGTTAGTGATTAATGTAAATGATATGGATTCCAACACAATTATGTTAGGCGTGTTGAATTTGATTGATGTCGTGATGATCGCCAACTTACTTGTGATGGTGACTATCGGTGGCTATGAAATCTTTGTATCTAAATTGCGTACACGTAATCACCCCGATCAACCTGAATGGATGAGCCACGTAAATGCCACCGTGTTGAAAGTTAAACTTTCTATGTCTATTATCGGCATTTCATCTATCCATATGTTGCAAACTTTTGTGAATGCAAGCAATATGCCAGAAAAAACGATGATGTGGCAATTATTGTTGCACTTGGGCTTTTTAGTGTCGGCAATTGCTTTAGCTTATACGGACAAAATTTTGTATAGCACAAGCCATAAAACACATTAA
- a CDS encoding substrate-binding domain-containing protein, translated as MATMKDIARLAQVSTSTVSHVINGSRFVSDEIREKVMRIVAELNYTPSAVARSLKVRETKTIGLLVTATNNPFFAEVMAGVEQYCQKNQYNLIIATTGGDAKRLQQNLQTLMHKQVDGLLLMCGDSRFQADIELAISLPLVVMDWWFTELNADKILENSALGGYLATKALIDAGHRKIGIITGNLKKSVAQNRLQGYKNALSEAKIALNPHWIVESHFDFEGGVLGIQSLLTQSSRPTAVFCCSDTIAVGAYQAIQQQGLRIPQDLSIMGYDDIELARYLSPPLSTICQPKAELGKLAVETLLQRIKNPNENYLTLVLEPTCVLRESIYSFK; from the coding sequence ATGGCGACAATGAAAGATATTGCACGACTGGCGCAAGTTTCGACTTCTACAGTTTCACATGTCATTAATGGATCGCGTTTTGTTAGCGATGAAATTCGTGAGAAAGTGATGCGTATTGTCGCTGAACTGAATTACACCCCTTCAGCTGTTGCACGAAGCCTTAAGGTGCGCGAAACCAAAACTATCGGGCTACTTGTCACCGCAACAAATAATCCCTTCTTTGCGGAAGTGATGGCTGGCGTGGAGCAATATTGTCAGAAAAATCAATATAATCTTATTATTGCTACAACGGGTGGAGATGCCAAACGCCTACAACAAAATCTGCAAACTCTAATGCACAAACAAGTGGATGGTTTGCTTTTGATGTGTGGTGATAGCCGTTTTCAGGCTGATATAGAGTTAGCCATTTCGCTGCCACTGGTTGTGATGGACTGGTGGTTTACTGAGTTAAATGCAGATAAAATACTCGAAAATTCAGCACTTGGTGGCTATTTGGCGACAAAAGCATTAATTGATGCAGGACATCGTAAAATTGGCATTATTACGGGAAATCTCAAAAAATCTGTCGCACAAAATCGTTTGCAAGGTTATAAAAATGCGCTGTCGGAAGCAAAAATTGCGTTAAATCCTCATTGGATTGTCGAAAGTCATTTTGACTTTGAAGGCGGTGTACTTGGCATACAATCTTTACTTACTCAATCTTCACGTCCAACAGCAGTTTTTTGTTGTAGTGACACCATTGCTGTCGGTGCATACCAAGCTATTCAGCAACAAGGCTTACGTATTCCGCAAGATCTTTCAATTATGGGCTATGATGACATTGAATTGGCTCGTTATCTCTCGCCTCCTCTCTCCACCATTTGCCAACCGAAAGCTGAACTTGGCAAACTCGCTGTTGAAACACTATTGCAACGAATTAAAAATCCTAATGAAAATTACCTCACTTTGGTGTTAGAACCGACTTGTGTGTTAAGAGAGTCTATTTACAGTTTCAAATAA
- the rbsK gene encoding ribokinase: MKKTLTVLGSINADHVISVPYFAKPGETLTGQNYQIAYGGKGANQAVAAARLGAKVAFISCIGSDSIGKTMKNAFEQEGIDTTHINTVSQEMTGMAFIQVAKSSENSIVLASGANAHLGEMVVRQSEAQIAQSDCLLMQLETPLSGVELAAQIAKKNGVKVVLNPAPAQILSDELLSLIDIITPNETEAEILTGVAVADEQSAVKAASVFHDKGIETVMITLGAKGVFVSRKGKSRIIKGFCVQAIDTTAAGDTFNGGFVTALLEEKSFDEAIRFGQAAAAISVTKKGAQSSIPTRQETLEFLEHA, translated from the coding sequence ATGAAAAAAACCCTCACGGTTCTCGGTAGTATCAATGCTGATCACGTTATTTCTGTGCCTTACTTTGCTAAACCCGGTGAAACGCTAACAGGTCAAAATTATCAAATTGCCTATGGTGGCAAAGGTGCCAATCAAGCAGTGGCAGCCGCTCGTTTAGGTGCAAAGGTAGCGTTCATTAGTTGCATTGGATCAGATAGCATAGGCAAAACAATGAAAAATGCGTTTGAGCAAGAAGGAATTGATACAACCCATATTAATACCGTTTCACAGGAAATGACAGGAATGGCATTTATTCAAGTCGCCAAGTCTAGTGAGAACAGTATTGTGTTGGCTAGCGGTGCAAATGCACATTTGGGTGAGATGGTCGTTCGTCAAAGTGAGGCGCAAATTGCACAATCGGATTGCTTGTTAATGCAATTAGAAACCCCACTTTCTGGTGTGGAGCTGGCTGCTCAAATCGCTAAGAAAAATGGTGTTAAGGTTGTGCTAAATCCTGCTCCAGCGCAGATTTTATCGGACGAATTATTGAGTTTGATTGATATTATTACACCAAATGAAACAGAAGCTGAAATCCTGACGGGGGTAGCGGTAGCCGACGAGCAAAGTGCGGTGAAAGCTGCGAGTGTTTTTCACGATAAAGGCATTGAAACCGTAATGATTACCCTTGGCGCGAAAGGTGTGTTTGTCAGTCGAAAAGGTAAAAGCCGCATCATTAAGGGCTTTTGTGTGCAAGCAATAGATACTACCGCAGCTGGTGATACATTTAATGGCGGTTTTGTTACGGCTTTATTGGAAGAAAAATCCTTTGATGAAGCCATTCGTTTTGGTCAAGCTGCCGCTGCGATTAGTGTGACGAAAAAAGGGGCTCAATCCTCTATTCCAACGCGTCAAGAAACTTTGGAATTTCTTGAACACGCTTAA
- the rbsB gene encoding ribose ABC transporter substrate-binding protein RbsB, giving the protein MKKLTALTSAVLLGLAVSGSASAQDTIALAVSTLDNPFFVTLKDGAQKKADELGYKLVVLDSQNDPAKELANVEDLTVRGAKILLINPTDSEAVGNAVAIANRKHIPVITLDRGAAKGNVVSHIASDNIAGGKMAGDFIAQKLGDNAKVIQLEGIAGTSAARERGEGFKQAIDAHKFNVLASQPADFDRTKGLNVTENLLASKGDVQAIFAQNDEMALGALRAVKAANKKVLIVGFDGTDDGVKAVKSGKMAATIAQQPELIGSLGVVTADKILKGEKVEAKIPVDLKVISE; this is encoded by the coding sequence ATGAAAAAACTAACCGCACTTACTTCTGCTGTATTATTAGGTTTGGCTGTTTCTGGCTCTGCTTCTGCACAAGACACAATCGCTTTGGCAGTATCTACATTAGATAACCCATTTTTTGTAACGTTAAAAGATGGCGCACAGAAAAAAGCGGATGAATTAGGTTATAAGTTAGTGGTGCTTGATTCACAAAATGACCCTGCTAAAGAATTAGCTAATGTCGAAGATTTAACTGTGCGTGGTGCAAAAATATTATTGATCAATCCAACTGATTCTGAAGCAGTTGGCAACGCAGTGGCGATTGCAAACCGTAAGCATATTCCAGTAATTACATTAGATCGTGGCGCAGCTAAAGGAAACGTAGTGAGCCATATTGCATCTGACAATATCGCAGGTGGTAAAATGGCAGGTGATTTTATCGCACAGAAATTAGGCGATAATGCCAAGGTGATTCAACTTGAAGGTATTGCAGGAACATCTGCGGCACGCGAACGAGGTGAGGGTTTCAAACAAGCTATTGATGCTCATAAATTCAATGTGCTTGCCAGTCAGCCAGCAGATTTTGATCGAACAAAAGGTTTGAATGTAACGGAAAATTTGTTGGCATCTAAAGGTGATGTTCAAGCAATTTTTGCGCAAAATGATGAAATGGCATTAGGTGCATTACGTGCGGTGAAAGCCGCAAATAAAAAAGTCCTTATCGTAGGTTTTGATGGTACCGATGATGGTGTTAAAGCGGTAAAAAGTGGCAAAATGGCAGCAACTATCGCACAACAACCCGAGCTTATTGGTTCATTAGGTGTTGTTACCGCTGATAAAATCTTAAAGGGCGAAAAAGTTGAAGCGAAAATTCCAGTAGATTTGAAAGTAATAAGTGAATAA